The Cygnus olor isolate bCygOlo1 chromosome 2, bCygOlo1.pri.v2, whole genome shotgun sequence genome contains the following window.
attatgaaCGTATACTTTCTATTCCAGAGGTGTTGATCCAATTTAATACACTGATTTTTGTTCTCACACACAATCTTTTTACATCACAATTTCAGACAGCAGCTGATTTCTGACTCAAGTAAACTGAGGACAAATTCTTGTTTATGCTACAAGAGGCAGAATATAGTAGCCATCTCCTTGCCTCTGTGATGCCAACAGTACCACCCTGCTAACTTTTGCAAACCCAGGACAGCTAAGacctcttcagtgttttccctTTATTCATGTTATACTTTTGATCTCCCATACAGCAAATGAAACTGAGGGACTGTTATAGATGATCAAGTCTACCTCATCAGCTCTACTGACCAGTTTCCAATGTGCATTTATCAAGATATCTCACAGTCCACCCAAGGCAGTTGTCCCACAGCTGCCTCTGGCAACCTACAGCTAACTGAGGAGGAAGTCTCATACCATTGTGTCGTGTTATCTTCCATGAGGAAGCCAAGTTACGGTCAGTCACGCGATACACAAAAGGCATGCTGTAAGAAGCAATATCACCATCCTCTGCAGTGAGGCAGATAGGTTTTCTGTCTCTGCACATTATATAATCAGTTTTAAGTATTCGTGGGAAATTCCTGTTGCAAGGCTGGATGACAACTTGCAGAGTTCCAGTGCCTGTTTTGCcatctataaaataaaagagaattaaatggtaaaaatagtaaaacattcattcatttctttatttctagtCCCAATTTTCTTGAATATCATCAACTGTAATATCCAGGTTGAGAGTTAAGGTGGAAAGAAACTATTGATTTAGCCAAAAGCAGATAGGAACTTCTCATGGGTTTCTTttggctgcttctgcagagtTCTTATATTTGCTTAGGAAGGAACTCATCTTTTCAGGTGACAGGGAAGAAAGCGCTGCAGTCTGTTTCCTCCTATTCATGTGCTGTCCTCAAGTAAGACTCTGTAACAATgagtaaaggaaggaaaagaaacaaaagacaaagcagGTAGAAGAAAGTCTGCAGCTGAAGGTTCATGAAGTGCATGCTTTTATACAGTTCAGGATCCCATACAGAAACTCCTTGACttgctttgaaaatcatttACTCTCAGCAGTGTGATCTGGTCATATTTAAATGCACCAATGTGTATTGgtacaaagagaagaaagagctatacagaagaaaaaggttcCAAAGCTCCATGTTTTGTGTATATGGACAGAACATATTTTATTGTTCTTACATATCTATGTGGGTAAACATACTGTCTACCAGGAGGATGAGAGGACAAGGAGCCTACAAATCCAGGGTCAAGGAGGCTTAAGCCAAACCGAGTCAACAGCAGAAAGGTAAAGACTCCAGCATTTTTACTcctggaaggagaaaatacatTACACTTTCCCTACAGCCtacttccccttcccctgggaAGGCAAACACTTTGGGATACAGTGTacttttttctgtcctcttccttctgtcaccatgCAGTAGCAGGATTCAGTCATGAAACACACTACAACATCAAAGCCTACATGTAAGAACTGAATGGACTGTCCCTCCTAATTTGACTTTTTCCAATACAGGAATGGTCAATGCTAGTATATACATTACAGTGAAATTAcatcaaaacagctttttaaaactgtctCTAGAAATGCCTAATTGCAGACACTTATATCACACTTATTTTAGATACAAGAGATGCTCTAAACAATTCAATTGTTGTAATATACATGTAATTTTAATATCCAAGCTTTGGACAGAGTTGTATTATTCAACTGTAAAGCTACTTCAAGGTCTGCTCTTCATTCCAACTGCTCTAAatttattccaaaaataaagtcaggaaataaaaggaatacaATCCTGCTTTAGCACAGAAGGgctaaaaataaatcctgccATTGGACTTACAAAGGCAATCTATTTTTTTtgatcatattttaaaattaaaagcatgaTAATCTATTTGCTACATTTTTTGCATTTAGATGTGAAAAGTGTATTTAGTCATCTTGACTACGTGATGTTGAGGCAAAACCATGTCTTTTCCTGCAATAAGCACATATACCCAAATTGATCAGAAAGAATAAACACTCAGTTTAAGTCAGGACCAAAATCTGTCTCAGAATAAGAACGTGAGTGTGCAATTCCTCCTTATAATGAGAGTAATTTGTAAGAGCTCTGTATCTCAGCAATATATAATGTGAACACTATTACAGAACGTAGACCTACTGAGGATAAGTGCACAGTAACACATATCAGTGAATACAGCTATTCTTACAGGTTCTTTTAACTTAAAGGTTTCCAGAAACAAGACAccaaaaagaggagaaaacagagtTTCAAGGAcaacttatttttgaaaaattctcTCTACTTTCTCTGTTGTCAACTTCATGGCTGTTACATGAcatcacttaaaacaaaaatttagtcaggaaataaaaggaatacaATCCTGTTACTGCAACTCTGCTTTAAATGGGAGCAGacaacttttgaaaatattgagaATTTGCCCTGTTTTCTTATATGCATGCCCTGCTGTATAATATTCCCTAAGCATTTGACAGTCATCCCAAAGGCAAGACAATGCACTGGATGCACCTCTGGCCTAAACCAGTATAGTTGCCCCTAAGTTAAAATTGCACATAAATACCTTTCACAGACTACATATAACGGTGACAACATTTAGTACTCACTTCTGTCTATTGCGAGGACTGTGATATTGCATTGACCTCGTTTCATTTCTCCTAGATCTCGGTCCAAGGCTCTAATGGTTCTGACTTCACCTGATTTTTCATCTATGTTGATCCAATTACACTGTCCAGGTGCTATCTTGTAGCTGTTAAgagtatttttttgtgtttaggTAAGGATCTCAAATACgtacacatgcatatatttatgcctatatacacatacacacatagaTACAGGTATTtatgttcacacacacacacacggcaTCAACATTCCCACTTCTTGTATCCCTCCATGCTTTACTTCAAATAAACTAGAGATAACATTGTTTCATACCAGATGCCTTCACTATTTCCAGTTTCTGGATCTTCTGCTAGGTATTTCCCAATACTTGTCCCAACCTCATCACATTCACTAGCGTCCATGCGGAAGAAACAGGGTTTAAACACCGGCCCCTCATCCACGTCTAAGACATTCACTACAACAGTGCTGGTGCTCTGGACAACTTGTTGTGAATGTGGTGCCAGCATGTAGGGTGCCTCGTTGTTGACTGCAATCACAAGGATCCTTTGCTTGGCGCCTTCATAGTCCAGTCCCTGAAACACAggtttttgtatgtgtgttttttccctctttcaagCTAATACAAAGTTGGGCATTGTTTTCACAGAACAGTTACTAAATAGGTAAAACTGTATGACATTTGTTTACAAAACACAACAGCTTCTGGAACATCCAGCTTGAGACACAGTAAAGAGATAAGatttaaacaagcaaagaaacccCAAAATGTTAAGTTCTAAATTAGTCAAAGAAAAGGACCGGAGGAACTATCCCTAATAAGGTAAGCAGCATCACTAGATATTTTCAGATGAATACTCTGCTAGTGAATCACAAATAGAATtgacataaaaattaaatgtggcCTGAGACTTTTTCCTCCCATACCTAACTGACCATTATTTTAGGCTATGAATATCTTCCTTCCAGCACAAGTCAATCACTCTTCTTGTTAGCACCTACATTTATTTCCTAGTAAGAGTTCACCCACTTCAAATGTGTCTTAACTTGTGGGGCTGATCAGGCAGTATCTACAGATGTAATTCTCCAGACACCTTCTCAAAGGACATCTTATGCCAGTAAAGCTATTTATATCCTGAAGTTACAATACTCTCTGGTCTACTACAGAGTTACACTAAATACATGAAATTTCAACTGGATTAGTATACCACGGACATAGCTTAGCCTTCTGACTTACATCCTCAAAtgttaatattaattttctctGCTCCTTAGAAGTTACCTGCTATTGCACAATTTTAGCAGATAACGAACAAGAGGCACTAAAAGACAAAAGGATGTGCTGGAGTCCAGGTAGAGTGGTCCTTCTATCTCACACCTGCAAAATACCAGGTATAAGAGTAACTTCTTACACGTACATGGACTCCCTTGCAACCCAGAAAAAGCAAACCTAAACTCACTACCTAAACTCATGCAAAATAAAGCCTGGATAGTTTTAAGACAAGGTAATAAGTTCAGCCAACTCCCAGAAAGAACAAGGCTGGAGGAGGTGCTCATCACTCTCCTCTTCGGCCATGCTCCCACTTCTGTTAAAATCCCAGCTGTGACGCATTCTTCAGTTACATCATTAAGTATCAACAATTCAAACTGTGGAATCAGGAAAAAGCACCAAGCTCTGCTGGATGATAAAGCAAATGGAGACTCTTGAATTCTGAACACACAAAGGAGAAATAGTCTGGAAGATGAGCTATGCAAATTCTGTCAGTTATGCATTACACATGAGCTTCATTTGCAGTGTGTTAGTCTGCTTAGAATAGAGTTCAGAATAGGAATAAAGTATGATATGCTtgatagagattttttttgaataaaaactaGGTCTAGGTTATTGGTTTTAAAAGTAACACCTGAAGACACAAATTTTGCTCTACAAGTCCCATTTTCACTTACCTTAACAACACACAGTATTCCTtcatttgtgtttctgtctgTTGTAATTTCAAAGGAGCGATCGTCATTTCCTCTTATAATTTCATAAACAGCTGTGGAGCCAGGCGCACCAAGTTCATCAAGATCAACAACAGAAACTCTCAGTATTTCTACATTCACTCTGTTTTCCTCCACTTGTGTTTCGTACTTGGAAGTatcaaaagaacaagaaaatcaaCTTAAATCAGAAAATGCCGTTCTACAATTCAAGAGTGAAGACAACTGTACTTAAACCTTTAGACCACAATACTGCAGTTAGACCTAAGGAGACAATTTACCAAGCTAGGATGACGACTTTGTACATTTCAATGTATTACTGTACTTCCCCCATGCTTCCCTTCCACCCTGATTGAAACAGGAACCCTGTCCAGGCAGCATAGCTCCGTTTTACTTCCCAGCTATCATAATGAAGCTGGAATTCACATTCACATAATGAAGTCTGGAATTCTCCTTCCAGGAATGGTAAATTAGCACAGCTCCCTTATTTAACATCAGCTGCAGATGTTAATTTGCATACAATGTCATCAAGGCACAGCATTAAAAAGAGGCCATGGGTTATGGTTCATACCAGTGTCCCACAGCACTTTAGCTGTATATATACTTATTGAGATATAATCTGTCCtaaaaagggaaattttaaaGGCCCTTgtttccttgaagaaaaaaaaaaaagttagagcCAGCAATTTTTAAGTTAAAGTGTGAACAAAGGGAAGATAATTTAGATGGCTGCAGTAAGCAAAGACATAAGGCTGATTTATAGCTATTGGTGAAAAAGAAGTGGTTTAAATACTACTCATGTATAGAAGAAGAATAACAAAGAAATTCTCAGTGAAATCCTTGTATCTACTTCACTGACAGTAACAACACAAAACTAGCCAAAAGCTGGTCAAAGATAACTGGCTCATGGAAATGCTTCAGAGTGAATCTCTCCCCACCCTAAAAATGGTTAAATTACAGGATTTCTAAGATAATGTATTGCAGAAGTGAATGAATtaataatgtttgttttctcccaaTAAGGCCATTGACTCACAACAACTAATATAGCAATAGGTCTAACTACCAAATAACACAACAACCATGTTCACAAAGGTCTATGTTGGTATGAACTGTCTCGGGGCACTAGGCATCATACTTGACGGAGTGCCCTTGGGGATATTAGAAAGGtggtatgtttttatttattttactctttacaGACACTTTATGAAAACTTACTTGTATCTGTTTAAAAGTTGGCGCATTGTCATTCGTATCTTCAATTTTAATGATAGCTGTTCCTGTAGTGCACAAACCAAAAGGTTGACCTCCCATATCTCTCACTTCAATTAATAAAGTGTATGTGGACACCAGCTGAAAAGAATACAAGCATACAGAAGTTTGACACACTTTTTTAAATCAGTCGCACACatcaataaatgttttattcctgTTCCCCAACTCTGCTCCAAACTCATCACTGTCCCCTACAAAATATGACAGTTTGCTTTGGAGCTATTTTTGTATacttccaaaaggaaaacaagtaaaatatttttcagtggctAAGCAGCACTGAGTTCGGCATCTGTCAGTAATTTGTAAGCTATACCCAGTATCAAAGCTCCCCACAATGGCCACAGACacctttgttttccagtatcTGATGTTTTGGAAGACACAGATGATGTGCTTTGATCCCCTAATCCATCCTCACAATCCCTCTCCCCTCGCCCTCCCCATTGGAGTGGcagttttcttttggatttcCAGCTGATAAAGTGCTTCAGTCCATGGCTACTTTTCATTAAGCTTCATTTCTCACCCTGTTATTTCAATGAACGTTCCTGCAATCAGCCTTTGGGATATATGATGTAGAAGGAGGGTGCCCTCAGCAGTTCCTACAGGACCATCTCAGCAGCCCACTCAAATCAGTGACTGGAATGGCAACAgcagaatgctttttcttaGCCTTACAAATACCTGAACAACCTAGGGAAGCTGGAGCTGGACACAAAAGAGGGAGCTTGAAAAATCAAGAGAGTAAACCCAGTTCTGAATAACTGGAAGTAGCATTAGGTTTCCTGggtggagaaaagaaagctcctGTTCCACTTCATAAGTTTATCTTTAAAAGACAGGTAGTGGACtcatttttcaagcttttcttccctcagtAGTCTCTGTGACCCTAGTAGTCGTGGTGATACTCAgtcactgcatttttctcttgctgaagAAGCTTAGTGATGTACCTCTGAGCATAAAATTTTGCAACTCACCACTAGGGCGAATTTTCAGCCATTAAGTGACTAAGTGTTCCagaatacaattatttttatcctaAAAAATATGTGCCTGCAGCCATTTTCTAGTATGTCTTATCCaagaaatattgttttgaaTTACACATGCCTGTCAGTTTTTCTAATGTAAACACTCTCACATGACCTTTTATCCAAAAAACATTGAACGtgataaaaagtaaaatctccTCCATCTTCTTACTTGAAAGATATCTGATAACAATAAATGGTTTGTGCATATGTTTTGAGAAACACTGTATTATTGTTCTGGTTTTATATATTGGAGATATTTCTGTTGAGTGCAGAATGACTGACTACTTCCAGTAAAGTTGGTTCATCTTCCCTGTAAAGAATCAGGGAACACCTCAAGTAAATCTTGATTGGGAGGAAACAGCAGCCATGGGAttcatgaacagagaaaaagtAGGAATCCAGAGACAACTGCTTGGTGTCAAACAGGAGTAGCAGGCAGTCTCCCTGCCAAGTTTAGCTAGAATATGGTAGACCTatgcagaaacattttgaacGAACTCTGTTGTAAGCTTTGGAAGCTcctcagagagagaaatacaagtggtaacagaaatgttttgtctgaTGATTCCCATGACAGGAATTCAGTTAGGAAGTTATCTGTGTGCACTAGATCACAGCTAAATAAGCTTCAAGGAAAGATCACCTCTCTATCCAGCTGTGGCGATAATACACTAATGACACCCGTTTCACCATGTAAAGAAAATGCTGGGATTATTGGTGGGTTTTGTGACACAATGCGGTATCTCAACAGAGTATGCAGAGTTAAAGGCTCATCTCTGTCTTCTGCAGTCACCGTTCCAACGATTACACCTGTAAATACAACACAGCAATTTTAAATTCCCGAGAAATCTATAAATAGGCAAAAATTATTTGaacatatatttctgtttaaataatatCACAGTTGTCAAATGGACAGAAAGAATAATCAAGAGAAATATTAGAAGTCTTGATTTCAGCTAGAGTTTCTGCCAATGACTTCTAACTGAACATGCTAAATACAGATGAAGAGGAGCTGCCAGGGAAAATGAGGAGGAACTTCAGTGATCTCTGACACAGTCCATATTGTAGCACCTCCCCTTGGGGCTTGCTGCTGtcctgcatccccagcctgagTGGTTCTAGACTTCACTTTGAAACCATAACTCACCCAGTCGAAAGTGGAGGAGGTCAGAGAACGAAATGCAACTGGTGTTTTGGGGGTGAATGTGAAGGCAGTTTGCCTCCTTGTCTGTGAAGCAAATTAGACCCCCCTTCACTCTGCACCCCTAGTCTAAGAGATGGTAAGGAATGGTAAACCACTGTTTTTCCATTACTTCTTCTCTATACCCCACCTGTCTCTCCACCCTTCTCTGTTACACTGACATGTGAAGTCAGCAACAGGCAAATCCCTACCTGTCCATGGGTATGGGCAGAAACAAGCCTTTCATGTGTTATCTTGCCTTCCCTAACCAGGAAACATCCTACCTTAATTCAACACCTTGGACACACACTGTAGGCTTAATCAAAAGTGTTTTAGACCTTAGAATACTGCCAACTTAGTTTTCAGGAAACTTACCTGttaaaaactgctgttttgtgctttgtgaTCTAAACATTTAAAGCAGATAAGTGATTCtggataaaatgaaatgttttgaatttcttaAACTGCTTTAAGAACACTGAATCatctcagttttaaaacatttgttttacacATTATTTTTCACTATTACCGAGATGACATTCTGAAATTTCTAATTGTTAAAAAGTCTTGGGCTGCTCTTTGAAAATTCAGCCTTTGATGTAAAGAAACACTACTCAGGAAATCCCACTGAAAAATGTCAGGATCACATCGGTACTTAACTGAGCTGAGTAACAGTAAATGCGTTCACCAGTTTGAAACAATTCTTACCAGGCTTGGAGTTCTCAGGAACACAAAACTCAAAGACTTCCTGTGTAAAATATGGAGCATTATCATTGTCATCCTCTATCCTGATTGTATGCACAAGTGGTACCTCTGGTGAATAACCATCTGGAGTACTTGCAAAGCAAATGATCTGTAAGACAGAAATTCAGTAGTTCACTTCATACTTGAGCACCATGTGGTATTATTATACTTTCAGTTTGGTGGAGGAGtcaacaaaatgaaatacagagtgTCAAGCACACAATTCTCAAGATGAGACTTTTCACCCACATGGAAGGAGAAGTGACCACTATCTAATG
Protein-coding sequences here:
- the LOC121066600 gene encoding desmocollin-2-like isoform X2, with protein sequence MAPAVPRLVLGLLVLSLCCDACKKVIFLVPSALEAGTLVGRVNLNECLQSAELISSSDGNFKVLEDGSVYTTSAVSLSDEKRTFTIVLKDIQEHVEKKIQVNLVTDEKKTQAQKTRQARDTVLKRTKRRWGPIPSVMMENSLGPFPLQIQQVQSDTAQNYTIYYSASGPGIDQDPKGLFYIERETGNIFATRAVDREQYPSFQIICFASTPDGYSPEVPLVHTIRIEDDNDNAPYFTQEVFEFCVPENSKPGVIVGTVTAEDRDEPLTLHTLLRYRIVSQNPPIIPAFSLHGETGVISVLSPQLDRELVSTYTLLIEVRDMGGQPFGLCTTGTAIIKIEDTNDNAPTFKQIQYETQVEENRVNVEILRVSVVDLDELGAPGSTAVYEIIRGNDDRSFEITTDRNTNEGILCVVKGLDYEGAKQRILVIAVNNEAPYMLAPHSQQVVQSTSTVVVNVLDVDEGPVFKPCFFRMDASECDEVGTSIGKYLAEDPETGNSEGICYKIAPGQCNWINIDEKSGEVRTIRALDRDLGEMKRGQCNITVLAIDRNGKTGTGTLQVVIQPCNRNFPRILKTDYIMCRDRKPICLTAEDGDIASYSMPFVYRVTDRNLASSWKITRHNERSVYLSPRGDIPFGIYTIPVTVSDKSGKQGVTQITVNYCNCVIPSECERTSFAPSSVTLGVWAILAMILGSLLLLLILITICGCCGSGVMRRHVTDDCANHNLIISNTEAPGEEVMDHNIIPLQNTADQVGCGIKTGDQQTFEMVKGRGHTLESVRGGGHQTLGSVKEGGGGQPVMDTCRYSYSEWHNFTHPRLGEESIRGHTLIKN